A window from Athalia rosae chromosome 5, iyAthRosa1.1, whole genome shotgun sequence encodes these proteins:
- the LOC105690747 gene encoding ferritin-1 heavy chain-like has protein sequence KIEYQLVIFAQAGYFGRVDVALPGCESFFLQMHHEEHGHALRFLNYIKMRGGLVNLCSLNPPKNQDWRCPLNAFKAALQLEIEVAESMVETNCIAEKHKDLNASDFIVTGFLEDQMESINQIARLLTVLSGIGDQALGRFIFDKNLLDHYVLPEFNILKKKEK, from the exons AAAATTGAGTACCAACTAGTAATATTTGCCCAGGCTGGCTATTTTGGCCGTGTGGATGTAGCTTTACCAGGATGTGAGTCATTCTTCCTACAAATGCACCATGAGGAACATGGACATGCGTTGAGATTTCTCAACTATATTAAAATGCGAGGTGGATTAGTTAATTTGTGTTCTCTTAACCCGCCGAAAAATCAAGATTGGAGATGTCCTCTGAACGCATTCAAG GCAGCATTACAGCTAGAGATTGAAGTCGCTGAAAGTATGGTTGAAACAAATTGCATTGCTGAAAAGCACAAGGATCTAAATGCAAGTGATTTTATTGTAACCGGTTTTCTGGAGGACCAAATGGAGAGCATTAATCAAATTGCAAGGCTTCTCACTGTACTCTCTGGTATCGGAGACCAAGCGCTTGGAAGATTCATATTCGATAAAAACTTGCTTGATCACTATGTTTTGCCTGAGTTTAATAtcctcaaaaaaaaagaaaaatga